The genome window CTCGCTGAACTTGTTCAAATCGTCGTGTTCTTGTCGGTAAATGCAGGCGCTCGACGCGAAGAGGAATCGGTCGATATCGTTGATCCGAGCGGCTTCCAGCATGTGCTGGTTCATCAGCACGCTCGGCGTGAGTCCGCCGATGTTCTCCCGCTGGATGTAGTGAATGCCGCCGACGCTTGCTGCTAGGTGAAAGACGTGATCGACTCCTTCAGTTGCTTCGATACAGCCTTTGTGCGTGGTGAGATCGACCGGTCTGATCTCGACATCGTCAGCGATGTGCTCGAGTTTGTCGTGCCCTTTCGAGAAGTTGTCTGCGACGATTACATCAGCGCCACGCGAGTTCAGTTCTTCGGTCAGGAATGACCCGATGAAGCCGGCTCCTCCAGTTACAAGAACGGTTTGATTTCCCCAATCGGTCATACATATGGATATCTGTTGCCCGTCAATAATCTTGCTATTGCGATAACTATCAGATAGGTACCGCTACAGATATCCGAGGTCCTCGAGGCGGTCTTCGACGTCAGTCTCGACGTCTCCCTGGAGATATTTCGCCTCCACGTCGAGTTCGTCGAGTCGCGCTAACACTGCTTCACGGACGACTGCTGCATCGGGATGGTCGCGGTCGACTTGCTCGAACTTCCCATCGCGAAGGTCAAACAGCCGGTGTTCGTTGTGAATCTCGTCGCCTTCGTAGAGCCAGTCCTTGGAACGGGCACCGACGATGACCTCGCCTTCCACCTCGTGCTCTGCCATAATGTAATCACGGGGGTCGTCGACGCCGGGAACTTGTCCTTCATACTCATCTGGAATCTCAAGTCCAAGTACGTCGTGAATTAGAGGGGGGATGTCGAGAAGACTCACCAGTTGGTCCTTAGCGTCGTCAAGATAATCCGGACCATTTGCAACAATGAGTGGGACGTGAAGCAACTCGTCGTATATCCGCTCAGGCTTTCCGTACTGGCCGTACTCACCGAAAAGTTCACCGTGGTCAGATGTGATAATAACTAGTGTGTCTTCGTAACGACCAGTCTCTTGGAGATTGGTGAGTATACGATCGATTTGGTCGAATGTATATTCGATTGCGGCCTCGTACAGTTGCTTCAGCTTCCGTATTTCCTCGTCCGATAGTGTTTCCGGATTCCGAAGTAACGCAGAATACCATTCCGAAACGTCGGACTGGGTCGCGTCAGGTACGCCGTGTCGTTCACGATATTCTTCTGGTGGAAAGCACGGGTGGTGAACGTCCATATAGTGGGTCCAGCAGAAGAATGATTCGTCGGTCTCGTTGAGCCACTCGATGGTGTCGTCAGTGATGACCTCGGCGCTCACGTAGGGGCGAGGTTTGCCTTTGACGAGCTGGTAGGATTTCTTGATGGCGTCCGTGATGTGAAGAGTATCGTCTACCTTTCGGAGTTTCGGGTTGTTGATCTCGATACCGCGGGGGAAGATTTTCGTTGCGATCCCCATCAAGGGATTCTGGTAGTCCTTAAACTCGTCGTAGCCAACGTCATAATTGAAATGGGTAGAGAGAAAGGGGTTACATTGGAACCCGCCCGTCGCCAGTCCCGCCTTCCGGATTTCTGTACTGACTCTCGGTCGCCCGTCTATGAGTGGCCCGAGACCGCCATACGAGAGCGGAAGTGTGCCCGTGAGCATTGCCGGAAAGGATGGTGTAGTTCCTGGCCCAGTGGCGAAGGCTCGATTGAAGGAGTGGCCGTCTCTAGCGGCCTTTTTTATATTTTCAGTTGAAGATTTGATGGATGCATCCTGACCAAAGTGGTCCGCCCGTAACGAGTCGATAGTGACCAGCAGGACGTTCTCTACCATTGTTCGGCCGTTCCGTTTCAGTTCGTATATATGTTGGTGAAGCCGTCTTGCGGTATTCGAACTGCGAAAAGTTTGCTGGGAAGTATTGGATACCGATTTGCCACTTGTAGGCGGTCACTCACAGATGCGTTCATACACGTTGACAGTCTTACGAGCAACGCCGTCCCAGGAATACTCGGTTTTTGCTCTTTCTATCGCTGCTTCGCTCATTGAAGCCCGTCGCTGGTCGTCGTTCAATAACTCGTCAACGGCCCCTGCGATTTCGTCGGGCCGTTCGGGGGGGACTAGAATTCCAGTTTCGTTAGTAATCTGTTCCGGAATACCGCCGACAGTGGTCGAAACGACGGGCGTACCCGCTGCGAGCGATTCGAGCGTGACGAGAGGGAAGACATCAGACCGAGTCGGGAAGACGAACAGATCCGCGCGACGATAGAACGCCTCCAGCACATCTTGGTCTGCGTAGCCGAGATATCGAACGTTCTCCTGGTCGAATTCTTCCAATCGTTCGACGTACTTTTCGGTTTCCGGTGGTCCGGCGACGATGAGAGTACATTCGGTCTCGAGTTGCTCGTAGGCGTCGAGAAGGTCGCCAATACCCTTGCTCGTGATGAGCTTCCCGACGAAGAATAGCAGTGGTCGGTTCGATGGGAGGTCGAAATTCAGGAGGTCAGTGCCTGGTTTATCCAGATTGAGTCGGACACCGTTCGGGACGACCGTCGTTGGGACTGTGGGAAGCATTTCGTTCAATCGCTGTTCGTCGCTCTCCGAGAGTGCGAAGAGTGCCTCAGCGTTCCCGAGGACCCATCGATACGGCCGCAGAAATGCCAGGTTGAAGACGAATTGCTGGGCACCCGACATCTCCATACTTTCGGGAAGGTCCGGAATCTTGCTGATACCATGGGTTGTCATTACGTACGGAACGCTCGCAAGTCGACACCGTATCGCGGCGGAGAGCAATCCCCAGAGTGGGACCGCGTTGTGAAAGTGTGCAACGTCGTACTCTCCGAGTGGGCGCGGCGTCGACAGTTCCGTCCATACGACGGTGTTTTCGTAATTTCCGGCTGAGCCCACTATCGCCCTTCCGATGTTTCGTAGCAGCGTCCGGGACGGCGTCGTCTCGAACCCACCTGTCAGTCCGAGTTCCTCGGCGAGTAACTCGTCGTACTTGCCGGCCATCTTGACGGTATCGACGTCGGCGTATGATTTGAGGTGGTCGCCAAGCTGGAGGCCCGCACGGATAGCGCCGCCGCGCTTATCGGGGGAGGAGACGACGACGTTCAAAACTGTAAGTTCGTCGTCCGCCACAGGCGACGCAGCCGGCGTCATTGGTTCATTCGACGTACCCGAGCTGTTTGAGCTGTTCGCTCGTTTTGTGGTCTATGTCGAGATCGTCGACGCTGGAGAGGCGTTCGTGACGTCGCTCGCCTTCTTCCATCCACGTCGCCAGCAGTGACTCCATCTCGTCGGCTCTCTCCGGCTGCTCGTCGACGAGGTTGAGCTGTTCGTCCGGGTCGTTGTTAAGATCGTAGAGGAACCGGTTCTCGTCGTGGAGGTAGCGTTCGAGGTAGTACCGCGGATTGCGGACGATCTCCCAGATTAACCCACGCTGGTAAATTTGTTTCACGGTATCGAGCATCGTTCCAACGTCGCGGTTCGGTTCGTCAACCTTCATGTACTTCCACTCGTCTGTCCGGACAGAGTAAAACGACGGATAAACGTCCCGGAACCGGGTCTCAGAGAATACAGGTGCGGAGCTTCCAGGAGGGCCAAACGGGGGGAGTTCTCGGCCTTCGACCGTCTCGGGAACGTCTGTGACGCCGGTAGCACTCATCACCGTTACTGGTACGTCGACCAGGCACGCAGTCTCCTCGACGACCTGTGGTTCGATGCCCGATTCCGTGGCCGGTTTGACAACCAGGGGGACGTGGATCAGTTCGTCGTACGGGAGGTGGCCGTGAGTAAGACGGTCGTGTTCGTTGAACGCGTCGCCGTGGTCGCCGAGAACCACGATCATCGTCTCGTCGTAGATTCCCTGAGTTTCGAGCGCATCGACGATGCGACCAAGCTCGTCGTCGTTGTAGCTGATACCACCGTCGTAGAGCGCTTTCAGTTGTTCGAGATCCGCGTCCGTTTCGACGTCGGGAAGGGTGTCTCGCTGACCATCGACAGGCCCATGGTACTCGGGATTGGTGTAGTCTCTATAACCCTCCGGCGGGTCGTAGGGCATGTGGGGTTCGATGGACCAGCAGAACGCGAAGAAATCGTCTCCGGCGTCGGTTTCGAGCCACTCGACGACCGAATCGCTGAGGTCTTCGGCTCGTGGGAGTGCGATCTCGTCTCGGTCTTCGTGTTCGAGTTCCTCCGAGTCGGTGTCGCGAGTCTGTCTCTTCGCGACGATATCGGAGTCCTTGTAGAGGTCGTGATAGGTGTCGAACCCGCGGCCGTAGCCGATACTCGCCGAGACGTTCCCCATCGTGGAAAAGCCGGCAGATGTGATACCGACCTGTGAAAGCGTTTCGGGGAGGCGGGTAATATCTGCGTCGAAGACATCTTCCCTGGACCGTGTACCATGTAATGGTGGGTACGCGCCTGTCAGGAGCGAGGCACCGACTGGTTTGGTCCAAGTCGCTGGTGAGAAGCAGTTCTCGTAGCGGACGCCTTCTTCGGCGAGTCTGTCTATCGTCGGTGTCGTATCGCGGTCGTAACCGTAACAGGAGACGTGGTCAGCGCGGAGCGCGTCGAGGACGTAGATGAGGACGTTCATCGGTTATTTTTACTCTTATTTATATGCCGTCTGTAGCTCATATGTATCCGAGATCGTCTAGTCGTTCTTTCGTCTCGTCATCGAGGTCTGTCGTCTCAACTGCTTCGGAACGCGTACCGAGATCCTCAATGTATTCTTCCGCAGTTGTTCGATCAAACGAGGGTGCACCGTAGGTCATATGACCCGGTGTGAATTGTTTGAATGCCTCGATGAACGCACGGTCCTTTCGTATCTGTTTTCCTTTATAGCTTTTCGCCAGTATGCCCAGATACACGAGAAGCGCGTCTTTGTACGAACTCTCTACAAAGACGTGCCCTCCGTCCCCGTTCCAGCAACTCTTGACTTCGGTAGCTATGTTACTTAACAGGTCACTATTATAAAATACCATCTCAAAGTGATTGTAGCCGATATCATCAGTCTTGTTCCATATCGGCTCACCAGACATCTGTTCGAGGTCCACTTGGTCGGTGTCGAGGACCTCTGTGAGCGTAGGGAACAGGTCTATGTGTCGGATGGCTGTTTCCTGTTCACCGCTGTCGAGAGTCGGGTGAACGAACGTCGTCGGAACGTACACGAGCTCTGGGCAGGCCACATGGTTGTGCCCGAGCATTCCATACTCCCCAAGGAGTTCCCCGTGGTCACTCGTGTATATAAGGAGAGTTTCGTCTTCGATCCCACGTTCACGAACACACTGGATTGCATCTTCGAAGCGGTCGAGAGAGGTGTCGACGGCGGACTCGTAATCTCGCCTGATCTGTTCATTATCTCCTGCGACTCTGTTCAGGTACTCGGGACCTGTTTCAGCAACCTGATCGTACGTGTCTGGGTCGTACCCGTTGTAAGGAGCGTGTCCGCCGGGATCTCTGACGACCCAAATAAACGGCCTCTCGGTATCGTCGAGATGTGCAGATTCAGCCATCTGAAAGATGCGATGCAAATCTTCGTGCATCGTCCCCTCTTTGGCGGAGAAATAGGTATTCCAGCCATCTAAATCGACAAGAGAGACAATATCGGTAGAAAGCACATTTGAAAACCCGACAACACCGTGTTCTGGAACGTTCAGTCCCGTCAGCATAGTCGCAAACGATGCGGGGGTGTGAAGCGAAGCAGCGATTGTCTTGAATGTCGGGCCGTAGTTTAAGAGTCGTTGGTTGATTGATTGATATCTGACAGCGTCGCCTACAAAGAGGACGATATTCTTTATGTCTGCTTTCTGTAGGTTTCTCCAGATCCCTGTCATTTCAATATGGATTGGCTGGAACTGCATTTATAAGTATTGGTCGATATATTTCGACGATGGCACTCCTATAGAATTTCCGTGGCGTCACTAACCATGCTACCGACAACAATCTTCGGGTGAGTGGCGGCACTGTTCAGATTAGCTGATTTCAAATGAAGGCGAACGTTTGGAGCCATGTTTCTGCGGAGCAGCAGTTGCATGGCGGAAATGCGTAGCAAACTGCTGGGTGAGGCGTTTTCAGTTCTTTGAACAGCCGTTCGACAGCATTCCGATTCCCATGAGTCATATGCTGAAATCGGAGTGATAGATCAAACTACGCCCCTGCAGCCATGCGCCATCGACGAGAAACAGGCTGTCGGCAACGTCGTGTTTCCCAGTCAGTTCCTACAGGAACTATTTTGTCAATACGATCATTAGGTTGGAAAAAGCCGGACATGGAGAGAATTCGATGATGTTGGAATCCACTGTGACATACAGCCAAAAAGCGGCTGTTAGTTAAGCTGAATCACCGTTTCGTCGATCGCAACGTGATTTGGGCTCTTCCCGCTAGTCAGCTGTAGGCCAGCTTTCTGCATCCAACTGCGCACGGTTGAGCGACACCGATCGACACCCGGGCCAGCTAAGACCGGGGTATCCGCCAATGAAAGTCCCACAGCATGCAGCTGGGTATCCAACTTCATCGCCGGCTCGGGTGTCACTTCTCGCTCCACAAATCCTAACTCAGAGCCACTACTAAATCCAGTGAGGCGAGCTGTTTGTGGCATGGAAACCTACAACTCGCACCGCCTCGTTCTTCAGACCTTATCTAAACAGTGCCCATCGCCCAGCACCGCCATTTATATAATCGAAACGATACAGCTAATTCATCAACATGCTATACCCGGCCGTTTCCTTCCTGCTAAGGTTGACGCCCTCTCTTTCTCTCGACAGTAAATTATTAATACTCTGCTGGCTATACGACTGTATACGATCGGCCAGTATGTGTGGTCTGTGTTTTAGAAAAGATGATTCTATGTTCGAATTTCTCTGTCGTGCTGTCTTGTCCGTTTCGAGATCTTGCAGGCATTATGTAGACCAGTATGGAATGATAATACACAGTAATTGTTTGTCTGTGGTAGAAGATGAATCATCATGGACGTAGTTGATGTTGTCGACGAACACTCTGGAAGCGATGCGGACAAAGTAGCGATATTTACCAGAAACTTTTCTCCTTCAAATGGCATAAGTCAAGTGATCAGTCAACAAATATCAGAACTGGCGTCTGCAGGCAAAGACGTGTCTGTGTTTTGTTTTAAAAATCGATTCGATTCAGTCGAATATTCATCCGTCACCAGTCTCTACAGTCCCGACAACGCAATCCTCTCGGGTATGTACGACATAGTTAGTCCATTTAATCCTGTTTCTACATCTGCTCTCTTACGTTCACTCCGGGAGTTTGACGCCGCCATCGTCCACCAGTATCCGTTTGATGTCGTATCACACCTGTGTAAAAAAATGCACGGAACTGCATATATTCGGTGGTATCACCACGACCTTGAGGCCCGCGAGTCCGGAAAGGGATTTGTTAACAAGGTCCACATCCGGATCAATTCAGTCCTGAAAACGCGGATCCCGAGTTACCTAGATCCAGACGTAGTGTGTACGGTAAGTAAGTCGTCACGAGAGGAGTTCGAACGAAAGACCGGGAAGGAGGCCATCGTCGTGCAAAACAAGGTCAACACAGAGCGCTTTTCCGACCCGAAAACCCCCGACGAATTAGAGGTAACGTACGGCCTTGACCCGACGCGACCGACGATCGTATACGTTGGTCGCATCAACACTAATAAAAACATACACGATCTTGTTGAAGCGTACAACGACGTCAGCGAGACAGTCAGAGACGTTCAACTAATCCTTGTCGGCGAAATCCAAGAGGAACAGTACGCCAAAGAGTTGACCGACATGGCCTGTGGGGAGGTTTTTTTAACAGGGTGGGTTTCGGACGACACCCTCGCCGGGATATACTCGGTTGCTGACGTTTATTCGTCTGCGTCAATCTCGGAGGGCTTCAACCTTCCGATAGCCGAGGCACGACTGTTCGACTGTCCGATCGTCGTCTTTGATATCCCGCCGCATCGAGAGAATCTCAGTGACTACGACCGGGGATATCTCGTCGACCCGGGAGACCTGAGCACATTCTCTGATGCGCTCGCACGGTCTCTGTCCGAGAGGCGACACGATGAGTAACAAGATACTGTCTCTCGGACGCACCTTCAGACCCGACGAGGTTGTCCTCTCCGTGATGCTGGTGCTGACAGCACTTCTGCTGGTGGGTGTCAGCAGAGTTCTGGGTGTCATCACTGCTATCAAAGGCGGATACCTCCTCCTGGGTGTCGGTATCGCGACGCTGTTGAATTTCCTCAGGGTACGTGACCGAGTAAAGATATCGAAAGACGTGAATCCGCCGGGGTGGCTGTGGAAATCGGTCGCAACCCTACTGTTCGGTTCCGTCGCCTTGGCCGTAGTTCTTGGGAGCCGCACGTTCGTATTACTCTTCTGTTATCCAGTCATCCTGGCTCTGATAGCCTTCCAGTTGCGGTACAAACTATCGGTTCACCGAATACTGATTCAGGTAGTCGGGCTATACAGTCTCAATCCACTGACCAAGTACATTACCAATGGGTTATATTTCGGCAGTGGTGATACGTTCAAACACGCCCGGATTGTCGAGAAGGTCGTCAATACAGGGATGCTGGCTGGGATAACTAATCCTAGGTACGCGGACTTTCCCGGTTTACATATACTATCCGCATCTGTTGCGGAGTTTGCGAAGATATCTCCGTACGACGCCCTTATTCTATCTGGAATCGTAACATACGCGGGCGTGCTGTTACCGAGTATGTACCTATTTTCGAGGAGATTGAAATTAAAAAAAGCAGAGGCGTGTGCGGTCGTGATTGCGCTCTCGTCGTTGAGTCCAATGCAGTATTACAGCACATACGTGTTCCCTCAGTCGATCGCTATTCCTATAATCGCGCTCTTACTACTGGTTGTATTCAACACTGGATCCAACAGACAGAGTTCGAGGTGGACAGTGGTAGGCGTCCTCTCCTCTATTTTCCTTATAATCTTGCATGATTTCACGATAATACTAATAATCCCACTTTTGATTTTGATACTCATCCTGGAGAAGGGAGCTAATTTAACCATTCTGAATGAAAACCACCAAATAATTAATGACAATTATTTATTGGTGCTGACAATCTGTGTCGGAGCGGTCGCATACTGGACGTTGGTAGGAAAAGAATTCATCATTACTCTCACCACCGCACTTGTCGTGGCGATACAGAGATACACTTCCTCTAGCCCGACTGCACGGGATGCATCGTCTTACTGGTACGATATTGCCCGACCAACAGAGACGGTGCTGACAGCGTTTTCCGACCTCAGTTCGTGGGCCGGGATTCACAACACACTGCTCATCGCCGCGTCCATCCTCGGAATAGCAGCAGTAATCGAGTCAATGAGACGGTATCGGAGGGCACTCCCGATCATGCTTGTGAGCGTCATTGTGTTACCCTTTAGTGTCAAACTTCCTATTGTAATAAAATCTATCGGCCGATTCAAGCATGGATTCGGGATTTTCTTTGCCTTGATTGTCGGTATAGGTTTGTACAGAGCAGTCGAAGTGGAATCGAAAGCTGGACTGCTCATGGCGTTACTTTTGATTACTGGCCTCGGAACAACAGGGGCCATCATCTCCAGTGACGACCAGTATTCTCTCCATGAAGAGCGTCAGATCCAGAGAGAATTTACCGAAAGAGAATACAACGAACTCAGGAGCGTAGGGGAATTCACACAGAAAACCGAAGTACGCGTTGACGCGCTGTGGCTGTCGAGACTAGTTCTGAAAGATCGGCACCGGATATTTCAAACGAACCGGGCGACGTTAACCTCAACGGGAGTCAACATCGACACGAACTTGCTCCTCTACCGGTGGCGTTGGTCGGATCACGTGATACTGAACGTCGAAGATGCAACCCTAGCCAGTTTCACCAAAGCCAGGATGAGTAGAAACACACTCGAAACTACGGTCAGCAGGGAAAGTAAGATATACAGCAGCGGTTCTCTGGGGATTTTGTACACTCAAGACAGTACGGTCAAACTCTCGGAATAACACTATGAACCTGCTCCAAGTTTCTCCGTATCCAGCTTGGCCACCGGATTTCGGGGGAGCACAGCGCGTTCACGGCCTTGTTTCGGAGGTTCATCCCGAATGGACCGTCACCCGGTTCGCCCTTAATTTGAGTAGTCCTCGATCTGTCGACCAAACGATAGAAATTGCCGACGACTACATCGAGTACAGATACTCCCCTAGCATTGCCGGGATCATCCCCGATGCTGTGAACCTCCGCCGTCTCTGGCCGTCACCTATGTTACACGTAGTTCGACACCGACAGTTGCGTAAGTACGTTCGGACTGCGGACCTCATACAAGTGGAACATCCCGGCCTGTTCCCTTATCTTCATAGGATCAAACCCGATGAGACACCCATCGTATATTCGAGTCATAATATCGAATCCGAGCGCGTACAGGCCCCAGAAATAATACGCCCGGCGATACGCTGGCGGCTGAGTAAGCTTGAGCGATACGCGGTGAAAAATGCTGACATCGTTATCACTGTCTCGGAGGAGGAGCGCGATTGGTACAGAAACGAGTATTCGTCGGACAGCAGCTACCACGTCGCTTACAACGGAACAAATGTCAGAATAGACTCTGATTCACGAGAGATCAACCGCGACGAGCTAGCGCATCATAATAATTCGGATAAATTGAGCTGTATCTTCGTTGGGAGCGATTACGAACCCAACAATCGCGCTGTCAACGAAATTGTCTCTTGGTCGGACCATATTGACGGCGACAG of Halolamina sp. CBA1230 contains these proteins:
- a CDS encoding sulfatase, with amino-acid sequence MVENVLLVTIDSLRADHFGQDASIKSSTENIKKAARDGHSFNRAFATGPGTTPSFPAMLTGTLPLSYGGLGPLIDGRPRVSTEIRKAGLATGGFQCNPFLSTHFNYDVGYDEFKDYQNPLMGIATKIFPRGIEINNPKLRKVDDTLHITDAIKKSYQLVKGKPRPYVSAEVITDDTIEWLNETDESFFCWTHYMDVHHPCFPPEEYRERHGVPDATQSDVSEWYSALLRNPETLSDEEIRKLKQLYEAAIEYTFDQIDRILTNLQETGRYEDTLVIITSDHGELFGEYGQYGKPERIYDELLHVPLIVANGPDYLDDAKDQLVSLLDIPPLIHDVLGLEIPDEYEGQVPGVDDPRDYIMAEHEVEGEVIVGARSKDWLYEGDEIHNEHRLFDLRDGKFEQVDRDHPDAAVVREAVLARLDELDVEAKYLQGDVETDVEDRLEDLGYL
- a CDS encoding glycosyltransferase family 4 protein, which gives rise to MADDELTVLNVVVSSPDKRGGAIRAGLQLGDHLKSYADVDTVKMAGKYDELLAEELGLTGGFETTPSRTLLRNIGRAIVGSAGNYENTVVWTELSTPRPLGEYDVAHFHNAVPLWGLLSAAIRCRLASVPYVMTTHGISKIPDLPESMEMSGAQQFVFNLAFLRPYRWVLGNAEALFALSESDEQRLNEMLPTVPTTVVPNGVRLNLDKPGTDLLNFDLPSNRPLLFFVGKLITSKGIGDLLDAYEQLETECTLIVAGPPETEKYVERLEEFDQENVRYLGYADQDVLEAFYRRADLFVFPTRSDVFPLVTLESLAAGTPVVSTTVGGIPEQITNETGILVPPERPDEIAGAVDELLNDDQRRASMSEAAIERAKTEYSWDGVARKTVNVYERICE
- a CDS encoding sulfatase, whose product is MNVLIYVLDALRADHVSCYGYDRDTTPTIDRLAEEGVRYENCFSPATWTKPVGASLLTGAYPPLHGTRSREDVFDADITRLPETLSQVGITSAGFSTMGNVSASIGYGRGFDTYHDLYKDSDIVAKRQTRDTDSEELEHEDRDEIALPRAEDLSDSVVEWLETDAGDDFFAFCWSIEPHMPYDPPEGYRDYTNPEYHGPVDGQRDTLPDVETDADLEQLKALYDGGISYNDDELGRIVDALETQGIYDETMIVVLGDHGDAFNEHDRLTHGHLPYDELIHVPLVVKPATESGIEPQVVEETACLVDVPVTVMSATGVTDVPETVEGRELPPFGPPGSSAPVFSETRFRDVYPSFYSVRTDEWKYMKVDEPNRDVGTMLDTVKQIYQRGLIWEIVRNPRYYLERYLHDENRFLYDLNNDPDEQLNLVDEQPERADEMESLLATWMEEGERRHERLSSVDDLDIDHKTSEQLKQLGYVE
- a CDS encoding sulfatase-like hydrolase/transferase is translated as MQFQPIHIEMTGIWRNLQKADIKNIVLFVGDAVRYQSINQRLLNYGPTFKTIAASLHTPASFATMLTGLNVPEHGVVGFSNVLSTDIVSLVDLDGWNTYFSAKEGTMHEDLHRIFQMAESAHLDDTERPFIWVVRDPGGHAPYNGYDPDTYDQVAETGPEYLNRVAGDNEQIRRDYESAVDTSLDRFEDAIQCVRERGIEDETLLIYTSDHGELLGEYGMLGHNHVACPELVYVPTTFVHPTLDSGEQETAIRHIDLFPTLTEVLDTDQVDLEQMSGEPIWNKTDDIGYNHFEMVFYNSDLLSNIATEVKSCWNGDGGHVFVESSYKDALLVYLGILAKSYKGKQIRKDRAFIEAFKQFTPGHMTYGAPSFDRTTAEEYIEDLGTRSEAVETTDLDDETKERLDDLGYI
- a CDS encoding glycosyltransferase family 4 protein — encoded protein: MDVVDVVDEHSGSDADKVAIFTRNFSPSNGISQVISQQISELASAGKDVSVFCFKNRFDSVEYSSVTSLYSPDNAILSGMYDIVSPFNPVSTSALLRSLREFDAAIVHQYPFDVVSHLCKKMHGTAYIRWYHHDLEARESGKGFVNKVHIRINSVLKTRIPSYLDPDVVCTVSKSSREEFERKTGKEAIVVQNKVNTERFSDPKTPDELEVTYGLDPTRPTIVYVGRINTNKNIHDLVEAYNDVSETVRDVQLILVGEIQEEQYAKELTDMACGEVFLTGWVSDDTLAGIYSVADVYSSASISEGFNLPIAEARLFDCPIVVFDIPPHRENLSDYDRGYLVDPGDLSTFSDALARSLSERRHDE
- a CDS encoding glycosyltransferase family 4 protein, whose product is MNLLQVSPYPAWPPDFGGAQRVHGLVSEVHPEWTVTRFALNLSSPRSVDQTIEIADDYIEYRYSPSIAGIIPDAVNLRRLWPSPMLHVVRHRQLRKYVRTADLIQVEHPGLFPYLHRIKPDETPIVYSSHNIESERVQAPEIIRPAIRWRLSKLERYAVKNADIVITVSEEERDWYRNEYSSDSSYHVAYNGTNVRIDSDSREINRDELAHHNNSDKLSCIFVGSDYEPNNRAVNEIVSWSDHIDGDSIEFLIIGSVCSDIDETEIPSNLKPVGYVEDLSPWYAISDVGINPVHTGSGSNTKIPEFLAHGLPTVTTPFGASGFPVEDGYHLLERPLSEFPATLRAINKGTIDTDQLRHHALEIVEEKLHWSQISRNVLEMYKGLLSE